A DNA window from Pseudodesulfovibrio thermohalotolerans contains the following coding sequences:
- a CDS encoding OprD family outer membrane porin produces the protein MPDKIMSAVLVCFLSLVIALPCAAAAEKDLSKWGTVTGQARLYYFTQRNKTTGDDYDNIKESLAIGGYLKYETPWLGDHFGAAAALYGTAPVTGELNQKDQGGTGLLSPDNEGFAVLGEAYLKVRVEETEARFWRQRIESPFINSNDSRMLAQTFEAYGLKSSDIDTLELSVFWVDKEKARDTELFKSMTEMAGLDEQGGVFMAGADWTPGKDLPMRFWNYYAPNLDNTFFTQIKYTFGDPDGVRYGLLFQGVDQRSVGDQLGGDYTTGEVGLMGSLMFAGITFDIGGTVVDGSQGIRNSWGTYPFFNNLMAYYFNRAGEKSLYLGLAYDFSRIGAKGFSANIKTAFGDTPDSGSNASYDRDEYTLNLNYAFDGDLEGFSILNRWSYQDADEDMGGKDGFQVRLRLQYDFQLL, from the coding sequence GACAAAATCATGTCCGCTGTGTTGGTCTGTTTTCTGTCTTTGGTGATCGCCCTGCCGTGTGCGGCGGCGGCGGAGAAAGACCTTTCCAAGTGGGGTACCGTTACCGGCCAGGCCCGGCTCTACTACTTCACACAGCGGAACAAGACCACGGGTGATGATTATGACAATATAAAGGAATCATTGGCTATCGGCGGTTATCTCAAATACGAGACCCCGTGGCTGGGCGACCACTTCGGCGCGGCGGCCGCCTTGTACGGCACCGCGCCCGTGACCGGCGAGCTCAACCAGAAGGACCAGGGCGGGACCGGGTTGCTCAGTCCGGACAACGAAGGGTTCGCGGTCCTGGGCGAGGCCTACCTCAAGGTCCGTGTCGAGGAGACCGAGGCGCGGTTTTGGCGGCAGCGCATCGAGAGTCCGTTCATCAACAGCAATGACAGCCGTATGCTCGCCCAGACCTTTGAGGCGTATGGCCTGAAATCCTCGGACATCGACACGCTTGAGCTGTCCGTTTTCTGGGTGGACAAGGAAAAGGCCCGCGATACCGAACTGTTCAAGTCGATGACCGAGATGGCGGGGCTGGACGAACAGGGCGGCGTGTTCATGGCCGGAGCCGATTGGACTCCCGGGAAGGACCTGCCCATGCGGTTCTGGAATTATTACGCCCCGAACCTGGACAACACCTTTTTCACGCAGATCAAGTACACCTTCGGCGATCCCGATGGGGTGCGCTACGGCTTGCTTTTTCAGGGCGTGGACCAGCGCAGCGTGGGAGACCAATTGGGCGGGGACTACACCACGGGCGAGGTTGGGCTCATGGGGTCCCTCATGTTCGCCGGGATCACCTTCGACATCGGCGGGACCGTGGTGGACGGTTCGCAGGGCATCCGGAATTCCTGGGGCACTTATCCGTTCTTCAACAACCTGATGGCCTATTATTTCAACCGGGCCGGGGAGAAGTCGCTCTATCTCGGACTGGCCTACGATTTTTCACGCATCGGGGCCAAGGGGTTTTCGGCCAACATCAAGACCGCCTTCGGCGATACTCCGGACTCGGGCAGCAACGCCTCCTATGACCGCGACGAGTACACCCTGAATTTGAATTACGCCTTTGACGGCGATCTCGAAGGATTTTCCATCCTCAACCGCTGGTCGTATCAGGATGCGGACGAGGACATGGGCGGCAAGGACGGCTTCCAGGTGCGGCTCCGGCTGCAATACGATTTCCAACTGCTTTAG